Sequence from the Fibrobacter sp. UWR2 genome:
AAGCGAAAAGATGTGCCACGTGATGTTCGGCGGTTTTACGCATGAACCCGCGATTGAGTTGGGCGAAAAGTTAGTGAATTTTTTGCCCGAAGGCTTGAATAAAATTTTCTTTGCGGATTCGGGAAGCATTTCTGTGGAATGTGCCGCCAAGATGGCGGTGCAATACCAGTATTCCCTCGGACATCCGGAGCGCTGCAAGTTGGTTGCCTTGAAGGGCGGTTACCATGGAGATACCGCAGGGGCGATGGCGCTCAGCGACCCGGACGGAATGCATGCGCTTTTCCGCGGAATCATGCCGCACCATTACTTTGCGGAACGTCCGAACTGCCGCTTTGACGAGACTTGGAACCAGGCGGATTTCGCTTCGATGGAACGCGTTGTCGAAGAACATAAGGGTGAAATCGCAGCCGTGATTTGCGAACCCGTTTTCCAGGGTGGAAACGGCATGTGGCTTTACAATGCGGGTTACCTGAAGGCACTTCGCGAACTTTGCGACCGTTACGGCATCTTGCTTATTCTGGATGAAATCGCCTCTGGCTTTTACCGGACTGGCCCGCGATTTGCGATGATGCATACTGCCGAAAATAACGGCGCTGACTTTATAAAGCCGGACATCATGTGTATCGGCAAGGCGCTCACGGGCGGAAGCATTACGATGGCGGCCTGCGTCGCGTCCGAGAAGGTTGCCGAAACAATCACGAACAGCAAAATCCTGGCATTCATGCACGGCCCTACCTACATGGCGAACCCGCTGGCTTGTGCTGCGGGAATTGCTTCGCTTTCGCTGTTCGAAAGTCGCAATTATGAAACGAGCGTTGCTAGGATTGAAAAACGTCTTAAACAGAATCTGGAACCGCTCCGTTCGCTTGAAA
This genomic interval carries:
- the bioA gene encoding adenosylmethionine--8-amino-7-oxononanoate transaminase, producing MKDLLDFDSEHLWHPYAALKNTPARFLAKTAHGTTIETADGLKLIDAVSSWWCMAHGHNAPEIVEAIQKQSEKMCHVMFGGFTHEPAIELGEKLVNFLPEGLNKIFFADSGSISVECAAKMAVQYQYSLGHPERCKLVALKGGYHGDTAGAMALSDPDGMHALFRGIMPHHYFAERPNCRFDETWNQADFASMERVVEEHKGEIAAVICEPVFQGGNGMWLYNAGYLKALRELCDRYGILLILDEIASGFYRTGPRFAMMHTAENNGADFIKPDIMCIGKALTGGSITMAACVASEKVAETITNSKILAFMHGPTYMANPLACAAGIASLSLFESRNYETSVARIEKRLKQNLEPLRSLENAADVRVLGAIGVLELKAKPSADDILRVIHETGVWLRPFCNYVYTMPPFITTDSEVDRICEAIKMIGECEPAPVVEGEDEFHE